In Dyadobacter sp. CECT 9275, the following proteins share a genomic window:
- a CDS encoding glycosyltransferase — MRNTLILYPANILSHLIPSLGLAAHLKKDYDIYVLISDPKFEDIVRSQGFCPLIDPLDIAMGNEMTYLKKIGRRYALLDVIFAMVKNELYHERVSTLRCQFRHMAPVAILIDIFHNMECLVLSAVFPKAAIICLNPMLSTYKIDGLPTASERSWVTANSKTQKVRQKWHVHGRMSFSRNSLIHWVRNFQMGRLLKMNRLGKDNRISLNSIYTNLFDNVPELILAPLELELDPKVKLRNQHYLGLCINKSRTDIGIQGKFDEIFSKLKVKRNEGSKIVYCSFGTFYLDSDPSVVIFIKSIISAIAIIPGILEVIFSVKPHIMKTLQLQVDLPKNIHFFTHVPQLLVLENADLYITHGGLGSIKESIFYKVPMLVYPFDFRYDQNGNGLKVEHHKIGLRGVFNQDSSKEVAAKIEKILNNKTYKENISQFSDVVQHTYSDDVISDTIKTLIRQYEPI; from the coding sequence ATGAGAAATACTTTGATATTGTACCCAGCTAATATTTTGAGCCATTTGATTCCTTCCCTAGGCTTAGCGGCCCACCTAAAAAAGGACTATGATATTTATGTGCTAATCTCCGATCCAAAATTCGAAGATATTGTCAGGAGCCAAGGATTTTGTCCACTGATTGATCCATTGGATATTGCTATGGGGAATGAAATGACCTATCTAAAAAAGATCGGGCGAAGATACGCACTTTTGGATGTTATTTTCGCTATGGTGAAAAATGAATTATACCATGAGAGAGTCTCGACATTAAGATGCCAATTTAGACATATGGCGCCGGTAGCGATTCTAATTGATATTTTTCATAATATGGAATGTCTTGTGTTAAGTGCAGTCTTTCCAAAAGCGGCGATCATTTGTTTAAATCCGATGCTTTCTACCTATAAGATCGATGGCCTTCCTACAGCCTCTGAGAGGTCATGGGTTACGGCCAACTCAAAAACCCAAAAGGTACGTCAGAAGTGGCATGTTCATGGGCGTATGTCTTTTTCGAGGAATTCATTAATACACTGGGTTCGTAATTTTCAAATGGGTAGATTGCTCAAAATGAATCGGCTTGGAAAAGACAACAGAATTTCTCTGAATTCAATTTATACTAATCTCTTTGATAATGTCCCTGAACTAATACTAGCGCCCTTGGAGTTAGAGTTGGATCCTAAGGTAAAATTACGGAATCAACACTACCTTGGACTATGTATAAATAAGAGTAGAACAGATATCGGTATACAAGGAAAATTCGATGAAATATTTTCGAAATTGAAAGTAAAACGAAATGAAGGCTCTAAGATTGTTTATTGCAGTTTTGGTACATTTTACTTAGATTCTGACCCGTCGGTTGTAATTTTTATTAAAAGTATAATTAGTGCTATTGCAATCATACCAGGGATTTTGGAAGTGATTTTTTCTGTTAAACCGCATATTATGAAAACACTACAATTGCAAGTAGATTTGCCAAAAAACATTCATTTTTTTACGCACGTACCGCAACTTTTGGTACTTGAAAATGCAGATTTATATATTACTCACGGCGGTCTTGGTTCTATTAAAGAAAGTATATTTTATAAAGTACCAATGCTTGTTTATCCTTTTGATTTTAGATACGATCAAAATGGCAATGGCCTTAAAGTTGAACACCACAAAATAGGGTTACGCGGTGTCTTTAATCAAGATAGCTCCAAGGAAGTAGCTGCTAAAATTGAGAAAATTCTAAATAATAAAACTTACAAAGAAAATATCTCTCAATTTAGCGATGTAGTTCAACATACCTACTCGGATGATGTAATTAGTGATACGATTAAAACATTAATAAGACAGTATGAACCCATTTGA
- the istB gene encoding IS21-like element helper ATPase IstB, translated as MNQQETLQQLRSMKLSGMAKRYETMLALPTHQQEDFHAALAQLCQAEKLYRNQYRTERLLAMSKLRYHALLEEVFTSPERGLDRPLLLALSEMNFIEKAENLILSGLTGTGKSYLACALGRQACLLGHRTLYMPMNKFLEALAQTRIDGTYLKWAKQLTANRLIILDDFGLKPLSHDAKLALLDLLEDRYGNGSVIVTSQLPVDAWYEFIDEPTLADAILDRLTASATKIELKGKSLRKRKQ; from the coding sequence ATGAACCAACAAGAAACATTACAGCAACTGCGCAGCATGAAACTGTCGGGCATGGCCAAACGTTACGAAACGATGTTAGCCCTGCCAACCCACCAGCAGGAAGACTTCCATGCGGCCCTGGCCCAACTGTGCCAGGCCGAAAAGCTCTACCGGAACCAGTACCGGACCGAGCGCCTGTTGGCGATGAGTAAATTACGTTATCACGCCTTGCTGGAAGAAGTTTTTACCAGCCCGGAAAGAGGGCTGGACAGGCCGCTATTGCTAGCCCTGAGCGAAATGAACTTCATTGAAAAGGCTGAAAACCTGATTCTGTCCGGGCTGACGGGAACCGGTAAATCCTATCTGGCCTGCGCCTTGGGGCGGCAGGCCTGTCTGCTCGGGCATAGGACCCTTTACATGCCCATGAACAAGTTCCTGGAGGCGCTGGCACAGACTCGTATTGATGGAACTTACCTGAAATGGGCTAAACAGCTCACCGCCAACAGGCTTATCATCCTGGATGACTTCGGGCTGAAGCCCTTGTCGCACGATGCCAAGCTGGCGCTGCTCGATCTACTGGAAGACCGCTACGGAAACGGATCGGTGATCGTCACCTCCCAGCTCCCTGTGGATGCCTGGTATGAATTTATTGACGAACCAACCCTGGCCGACGCAATCCTTGACAGATTGACAGCTTCGGCCACCAAAATAGAACTCAAGGGAAAGTCCTTGAGGAAAAGAAAACAATAG
- a CDS encoding HlyD family efflux transporter periplasmic adaptor subunit codes for MEGIREEDIDTWSEAVRDFIEQPPQWLVRWGTLSLFAVIVAASAIGWVIHYPTIVRTDFRLISDNLPKPVLLKVDGRIEDLFVRENQRVQVGNILAYVESTARHDEILDLERGLNEIGLILKGKDLSRLSSIRLNRYEHLGDVQSAYQNFQQAFVQVRTLYGEKFYSKKRRLLLNDIIRSETLDQHLTDQQKIYVRDAELAEKEFGVNRKLHNSKVIADLDLYKEESKALAKQLPIKNIEVSRVNNNTQKNAKQSELLELDRTVYEQTEGFGQALNTLRSTIESWKSKYLLTAPASGNIFFSTTMQEKQSLRVGAEVMYVGAPTNNYLGEIRIIQANSGLVNVGQRVLVKFQGYPFEEYGAVEGTVSSIAKVPSADNSYFLANVFLPNGLKTNFGRTLVYKTGMSASAEIVTEELRLIERLFYQGRRMIF; via the coding sequence ATGGAGGGGATTAGGGAAGAAGACATCGACACATGGAGTGAGGCCGTTAGGGATTTTATTGAACAACCACCCCAGTGGCTTGTTCGATGGGGAACATTGTCTTTATTTGCGGTAATAGTTGCAGCTTCTGCTATTGGCTGGGTAATACATTATCCAACCATTGTCCGTACTGACTTTCGGCTTATTTCTGATAACCTCCCTAAACCTGTCCTACTTAAAGTGGACGGCAGGATTGAAGACTTATTTGTGAGAGAAAATCAAAGGGTACAAGTGGGCAATATCCTGGCTTATGTGGAAAGTACTGCACGACACGATGAAATACTTGACCTCGAAAGGGGATTGAACGAAATAGGTCTTATTCTGAAAGGGAAGGATCTGTCGCGTTTGAGTTCTATAAGACTGAATAGGTATGAACATTTGGGAGATGTACAGAGTGCTTATCAAAACTTTCAGCAAGCTTTCGTGCAGGTAAGAACATTATATGGAGAAAAGTTCTATTCAAAGAAAAGGCGTTTGCTCTTAAACGATATTATTCGTTCGGAAACGCTGGATCAGCACCTAACCGACCAGCAGAAGATTTATGTACGCGATGCCGAACTTGCTGAAAAAGAGTTTGGCGTAAACAGAAAGCTTCATAATAGTAAGGTGATAGCTGATCTTGACCTGTACAAAGAAGAAAGTAAGGCATTGGCTAAACAACTTCCTATCAAAAATATTGAAGTCTCTCGTGTCAATAATAATACCCAAAAGAATGCAAAACAGAGTGAATTGCTCGAACTGGATCGAACTGTTTATGAACAAACGGAAGGTTTTGGGCAAGCTTTGAATACACTTCGAAGTACAATTGAATCCTGGAAAAGCAAATATCTTCTGACAGCACCTGCTTCAGGAAATATCTTCTTTTCAACAACTATGCAAGAAAAGCAGTCACTCCGGGTTGGTGCTGAAGTGATGTATGTCGGCGCGCCAACAAATAATTATCTTGGCGAGATCCGCATAATACAGGCCAATTCGGGCCTTGTGAATGTAGGGCAACGAGTGCTTGTAAAGTTTCAGGGATATCCATTTGAAGAATATGGAGCCGTTGAAGGTACAGTATCTTCCATTGCAAAGGTACCATCTGCGGACAACTCGTATTTTCTGGCAAATGTATTTTTACCCAATGGCCTCAAAACGAATTTTGGAAGAACGTTAGTTTACAAAACCGGGATGTCCGCATCCGCGGAAATAGTTACTGAAGAACTCAGGCTTATTGAGCGGTTATTTTATCAAGGTAGAAGAATGATCTTCTGA
- a CDS encoding ISAon1 family transposase N-terminal region protein — MVNFCRNKHLEEKNLHPIEFKDQKLESKGFLPEIYIQDFPIRNQKVTLCIKRRRLAVHN; from the coding sequence GTGGTAAACTTTTGTCGGAATAAACACCTGGAAGAGAAAAACCTTCATCCGATCGAGTTTAAAGATCAAAAATTAGAGTCAAAGGGGTTTCTCCCTGAGATTTATATTCAAGACTTTCCCATTCGTAATCAGAAGGTTACACTCTGTATCAAACGCCGCAGGTTAGCTGTTCACAATTAG
- the istB gene encoding IS21-like element helper ATPase IstB — protein sequence MNTNTLEKLRKLKFYGMFHAFKSSLESGKTNDYTADELLAHLVDAEWDDRNNRRVERQILYARFRYKAMVENIHYHADRSIDRNQIMRLAECSFIGRNENLLITGSTGIGKSYVASAIGHQACILGYRVMYASTPKLFAKLKMAKADGSYIKEITKIERQQLLILDDFGIQPFDAQSRAALMEIIEDRHGKTSLIITSQLPVSKWHEVIGEKTIADAILDRIVHDAHRVELKGESMRRKRKTELETSYE from the coding sequence ATGAACACAAACACTTTGGAAAAGTTACGCAAGCTAAAATTTTACGGCATGTTCCATGCCTTTAAAAGTAGCCTGGAAAGTGGAAAGACTAATGATTACACGGCGGATGAGCTTTTAGCTCATCTAGTTGACGCTGAATGGGATGACAGAAATAACCGTCGGGTCGAACGCCAGATCTTGTACGCACGGTTCCGCTATAAGGCCATGGTCGAAAATATCCACTATCATGCTGATAGAAGTATTGACCGTAATCAGATCATGCGCCTAGCAGAATGCTCCTTTATTGGCCGAAATGAAAACCTACTGATCACAGGCAGTACCGGAATCGGTAAAAGCTATGTAGCATCTGCGATTGGTCATCAGGCATGTATACTTGGCTACCGCGTAATGTATGCCAGTACTCCCAAATTGTTTGCCAAACTCAAAATGGCCAAGGCGGATGGATCCTATATCAAAGAAATTACAAAAATAGAACGGCAACAACTTCTTATCCTGGACGACTTTGGTATCCAGCCGTTCGATGCCCAGAGCCGGGCAGCACTGATGGAAATCATAGAAGACAGGCACGGAAAAACATCCCTGATAATTACTTCTCAGTTGCCTGTTAGCAAATGGCATGAAGTAATAGGAGAAAAAACCATTGCTGATGCCATTTTAGATCGTATAGTACATGATGCACACCGGGTTGAATTAAAGGGGGAATCAATGAGAAGAAAACGAAAAACGGAGCTCGAAACCAGCTACGAATAA
- a CDS encoding transposase: MVKGTQASSVIEILRRIPKRMRGKVQEVTLDMAANMGLIVNRCFPKASKVIDRFHVQKLAFDAVQEIRIQHRWQALDQENQAIEVARQSNLVYQPEILANGDTLKQMLVRSRYLLFKHHDKWTASQLHRSRETVK, translated from the coding sequence ATGGTAAAAGGTACGCAAGCCAGCTCGGTCATCGAAATTTTGAGAAGAATCCCAAAACGTATGCGAGGAAAGGTACAGGAGGTGACGCTGGATATGGCGGCAAATATGGGCTTAATCGTGAATCGGTGTTTTCCAAAGGCCTCAAAGGTTATTGACCGGTTCCACGTTCAGAAATTAGCCTTTGATGCAGTTCAAGAAATCAGGATTCAACATCGTTGGCAGGCACTGGATCAAGAAAATCAGGCTATTGAAGTTGCCAGGCAATCCAATTTGGTTTATCAGCCCGAGATTCTTGCTAATGGTGATACGCTTAAACAGATGCTTGTGAGGAGTCGCTATCTATTATTTAAGCACCATGACAAGTGGACTGCTTCGCAGCTTCACCGTTCCAGGGAGACTGTAAAATGA
- the istA gene encoding IS21 family transposase, whose product MQKLRQVLLLLNQNYSERNIVRQTGISRPTVRYYRELLGCTGQDYQSLLKLKDVELEALVRIRRADQSAPGPIDLRAEQFAGQVDYFMAELKRKGVTRQLLWQEYLKRYADGFRYSRFCELLEQEISARKPVMHFTHRPAELLEVDFAGSKLSYVDLDTGEMIECPVLVGVLPFSGYSYAVALPNASLPHVVDALNKMLDYFGGVPLNVLSDNMKQWVVRSSRYEPVFPQVLEQWATHNHIGLLATRVASPTDKASVENQVRILYRRVYALIRDEVFHSLAQLNSAITQKLQDHHRVNFQRKTYSRLELFLSQEKSLLQALPGTSYQLRHLTKGKVQRNYHVVLGEDWHYYSVPHTYLGKEVNLVYDSDYVEIYYKLERIALHIRSYKKHGLTTLLEHMPEHHRKITEQRGWDPDYYLAKASRIGPNTRLFF is encoded by the coding sequence ATGCAAAAGTTACGGCAGGTACTGCTGCTATTAAATCAAAATTATTCCGAGCGCAATATCGTCCGCCAAACGGGGATATCCCGCCCTACCGTCCGTTACTATCGTGAGTTACTGGGCTGCACCGGACAGGATTACCAGAGCCTGTTAAAACTTAAGGATGTGGAGCTGGAGGCGTTAGTACGAATTCGGCGCGCAGATCAATCGGCCCCGGGGCCGATTGATCTGCGCGCCGAACAGTTTGCTGGCCAGGTGGATTATTTTATGGCTGAGCTAAAGCGAAAAGGGGTTACCCGGCAGCTTCTGTGGCAGGAATATCTAAAGCGGTATGCGGACGGCTTTAGATATTCGAGGTTCTGTGAGCTGTTGGAACAGGAAATCTCTGCTCGTAAGCCGGTGATGCATTTTACGCATAGGCCTGCGGAATTGTTGGAGGTAGATTTTGCAGGTAGCAAACTCAGCTATGTGGATCTTGATACGGGCGAAATGATCGAATGCCCCGTATTGGTCGGCGTTCTGCCTTTCAGCGGTTATTCCTATGCTGTTGCCCTTCCAAATGCGAGCCTTCCTCATGTAGTCGATGCGCTTAACAAGATGCTCGATTACTTTGGTGGAGTGCCGCTGAATGTGCTCTCTGACAATATGAAGCAGTGGGTAGTCCGTAGCAGCCGCTATGAACCTGTGTTTCCGCAGGTTCTGGAGCAATGGGCTACGCACAACCATATTGGCCTGTTGGCAACTCGTGTAGCTTCTCCCACCGATAAGGCCTCTGTTGAAAATCAGGTGCGTATCCTTTACCGGAGAGTGTATGCCCTAATCAGGGATGAGGTGTTCCATAGCCTGGCCCAGCTCAACAGTGCTATCACCCAAAAGCTTCAGGATCACCATCGGGTCAACTTCCAGAGAAAGACCTATAGCCGCCTAGAGCTTTTTTTGTCACAAGAAAAATCCCTTTTACAGGCGTTGCCGGGCACCTCTTACCAGCTACGCCACCTTACCAAAGGTAAGGTACAGCGCAACTACCACGTGGTACTCGGAGAAGATTGGCACTATTACAGCGTCCCGCACACCTACCTGGGCAAAGAGGTCAACCTGGTCTATGACAGTGACTATGTCGAGATTTACTACAAGCTAGAACGGATCGCCCTACATATACGAAGCTACAAAAAGCATGGGTTGACTACTTTACTGGAACATATGCCGGAACATCACCGTAAGATCACCGAACAGCGCGGCTGGGATCCGGACTACTACCTGGCCAAAGCTAGCCGGATCGGACCGAACACACGCCTGTTCTTCTAA
- a CDS encoding ATP-binding cassette domain-containing protein, whose product MNLPINSFVTFIRSYQDAKLSIERLGEIHNKANEENPDGQLINELPDNKSIHISALNFRYGSSSSQLVLDNINFTIPEGKVTAIVGASGSGKTTLLKLLLKYHEPTDGKIEVGRSNLKNMRYNFWRRQCGVVMQEGYIFADSVARNISESDENGAINRKKLAHSVHVANIGNFVHQLPNGYNTRIGASGMGISGGQRQRILIARAVYKNPEYIFFDEATSALDANNEAVIMKNLEDFFQGKTVVVVAHRLSTVKNADQIIVLDRGTIIESGTHNELVSSKGYYYSLVKNQLELGN is encoded by the coding sequence ATGAACTTACCGATCAACAGTTTTGTAACCTTTATCCGAAGTTATCAGGATGCCAAACTGAGTATTGAGCGTTTGGGTGAAATACACAACAAGGCAAATGAGGAAAATCCCGATGGGCAATTAATCAATGAACTGCCGGACAACAAGTCCATTCACATCTCGGCTTTGAATTTTCGCTATGGAAGCAGTAGCTCGCAGTTGGTTCTCGATAATATCAATTTCACAATTCCTGAGGGGAAGGTTACAGCTATTGTAGGAGCAAGCGGCAGCGGAAAAACAACGTTGCTGAAATTACTTTTGAAATACCATGAACCCACCGATGGAAAAATAGAAGTAGGCAGAAGCAACCTGAAAAATATGAGATACAACTTCTGGAGAAGGCAATGTGGCGTGGTGATGCAAGAGGGATATATCTTCGCTGACTCGGTCGCCAGGAATATAAGCGAATCAGATGAAAATGGTGCGATTAATCGCAAAAAGCTTGCCCATTCCGTACATGTGGCAAATATTGGCAATTTTGTACATCAGCTACCCAACGGATACAATACAAGGATTGGAGCCAGTGGAATGGGAATCAGTGGAGGACAAAGGCAACGCATCCTAATTGCCCGTGCCGTTTATAAGAACCCGGAATATATTTTTTTCGATGAAGCTACCAGTGCTCTGGATGCCAACAATGAAGCGGTTATTATGAAGAATCTTGAAGACTTTTTTCAGGGTAAAACCGTAGTTGTAGTGGCACACCGACTAAGTACTGTAAAAAATGCGGATCAGATTATCGTTCTCGATCGGGGGACAATTATTGAAAGTGGTACACATAATGAATTGGTCTCCAGTAAGGGATATTATTATTCATTAGTGAAGAATCAATTGGAACTTGGCAACTGA
- the istA gene encoding IS21 family transposase: MANSTISMSKIRQILRMYSQGRSKLWIAEQTGVSRNTAKKYMTTFDASGLTFEQINSLNDKELDDFFGTVKQQPPQDRLLNLQRCFPQIDKELKRTGVTRHMLWEAYKKEFPEGFAYTQFCFHLTKWKARVNPVMHQDHKAGDKLYIDFAGVKLSIVDKETGELTEVEVFVAILGASQLTYVEAVSSQQKEDLIAACENALHYIGGVPAAIVPDNLKAAVIKSNKYEPTLNEAFADFADHYGTTILPARAYRPRDKALVEGAVKIVYSRIYAPLRKQVYNSLTELNAAILIALEAHNNQLLRGRNYSRRLQFEEIERSALAPLPILHYEFKKQLHATVMKNGHVCLSVDKHYYSVPYRFIGKKVKLLYSNSVVEAYYHYERIALHKRLKSPYNYSTDKEHLASTHRFVTDWTPDRFLEWASSIHEDVRLYILKILDRKQHPEQAYRSCIGILSFAKKAGEQRLISACQRALSYGIYNYKTIQTILEKNMDQYEDSLFADELPMPKHDNIRGEDYYQ, translated from the coding sequence ATGGCCAATTCGACAATCAGCATGAGCAAAATAAGACAGATTTTACGGATGTACAGCCAGGGCCGCAGCAAGCTCTGGATAGCGGAACAGACAGGTGTTTCCCGCAATACCGCTAAGAAGTACATGACCACTTTTGATGCGAGCGGACTTACCTTTGAACAGATCAACAGCCTGAATGATAAAGAGCTGGATGACTTTTTCGGAACGGTTAAACAGCAGCCACCGCAAGACAGATTGTTGAATCTGCAACGTTGTTTTCCGCAAATAGACAAAGAATTAAAACGGACAGGTGTTACCCGTCATATGCTTTGGGAAGCCTATAAAAAGGAATTTCCGGAAGGATTTGCTTATACCCAGTTTTGCTTTCATCTGACCAAATGGAAGGCCCGCGTTAACCCTGTGATGCATCAGGACCATAAGGCCGGCGATAAGCTGTACATCGATTTTGCAGGTGTTAAATTAAGTATTGTAGATAAAGAGACTGGTGAATTAACTGAGGTTGAAGTGTTTGTGGCTATCCTGGGAGCGAGTCAACTCACTTACGTGGAAGCAGTCAGTAGCCAGCAAAAAGAAGATCTGATCGCAGCTTGCGAGAATGCACTTCATTATATCGGTGGTGTGCCGGCAGCAATTGTTCCGGATAACCTTAAAGCTGCTGTTATAAAAAGCAATAAATACGAACCTACGCTGAACGAGGCCTTTGCCGATTTTGCTGATCATTATGGGACTACGATATTACCTGCACGCGCTTACCGGCCAAGAGATAAGGCGTTGGTGGAAGGTGCTGTCAAAATCGTTTACAGCCGTATTTATGCGCCTTTAAGAAAGCAGGTTTACAACTCACTGACAGAGTTAAACGCAGCTATATTGATTGCTCTCGAGGCTCATAATAACCAACTGCTTCGGGGCCGTAATTACAGTCGCAGACTCCAGTTTGAAGAAATTGAGCGCAGTGCTCTGGCCCCGCTTCCGATCCTGCATTATGAGTTCAAAAAACAGCTACATGCCACTGTAATGAAGAACGGACATGTCTGCCTGAGCGTTGACAAGCACTATTATAGTGTCCCATACCGGTTTATCGGCAAGAAAGTCAAGTTGTTGTATTCCAATTCTGTGGTTGAAGCATATTATCATTACGAACGTATCGCCCTTCATAAAAGGCTTAAAAGTCCCTATAATTATTCTACCGATAAAGAACATCTGGCCAGTACACACCGCTTCGTAACAGACTGGACACCAGATCGATTCTTGGAGTGGGCTTCCTCGATCCATGAAGATGTCAGGTTGTATATTCTTAAAATCCTGGATCGCAAACAGCATCCCGAACAGGCCTACCGCTCCTGTATTGGTATCCTCTCTTTTGCGAAGAAAGCTGGTGAACAACGCCTGATCAGCGCGTGCCAAAGGGCTTTAAGCTATGGTATCTACAACTATAAAACAATCCAGACTATACTGGAAAAAAATATGGATCAATATGAAGACAGCCTGTTTGCAGACGAATTACCCATGCCCAAACACGATAATATCAGAGGCGAAGACTATTATCAATAA
- a CDS encoding IS256 family transposase — MEKTEFEQMRDKALEQLMKGQSLTGKDGVFAPLLQQFLESALESEMNTHLSDQERESGNKRNGKGSKRLKTMSGEIILTTPEDRKATFSPQIVKKRETVLADNLAPQIIGLYSKGMSFRDISDHIQQMYDVEISHATLSEITERVIPQVKEWQNRPLESLYTIIWLDAMHYKVRDGGRVVTRAVYNVLGINRHGYKDLIGMYVSESEGANFWLSVLTDLKSRGVKDILIACTDNLTGFSEAILASFPDAEIQSCIIHQIRNSLKYVASKDQKIFMQDLKTVYQAPTKDKAELELDKLNDKWGVKYPVVIKSWQNNWHKLSTYFAYDEQIRRLIYTTNAVEGFHRQVRKITKTKGAFPNDMALLKLIYLAVENISRKWTSPLQNWALTAQQLHIKFGDRMRMDL, encoded by the coding sequence ATGGAAAAGACAGAATTCGAACAGATGCGCGACAAGGCGCTCGAACAGTTGATGAAAGGACAATCATTGACTGGAAAGGATGGAGTTTTCGCTCCCTTACTTCAACAATTTTTAGAAAGTGCTCTTGAGTCGGAAATGAATACCCATCTCAGTGATCAAGAGCGAGAATCTGGCAATAAGCGAAATGGCAAAGGTAGCAAACGGTTAAAAACCATGTCTGGTGAAATTATATTAACTACACCAGAAGATAGAAAGGCTACTTTTTCACCGCAAATTGTCAAGAAACGCGAGACCGTCTTGGCTGACAACCTTGCTCCTCAAATTATTGGCTTATACAGCAAAGGAATGAGTTTTCGAGATATATCCGACCACATCCAGCAGATGTATGATGTTGAAATATCTCATGCAACACTCTCCGAAATTACCGAGCGCGTAATCCCACAGGTTAAGGAATGGCAAAACAGGCCCCTGGAAAGCCTTTATACTATTATCTGGTTAGATGCCATGCATTACAAGGTCAGAGACGGTGGGCGTGTCGTAACACGGGCTGTTTACAACGTTCTTGGTATAAATCGTCACGGCTACAAAGACTTGATCGGGATGTACGTCTCTGAAAGTGAGGGTGCTAATTTTTGGTTATCCGTGCTTACCGACTTAAAATCCAGAGGCGTAAAGGATATTCTGATAGCCTGCACGGACAATCTTACCGGTTTTTCGGAAGCAATTTTGGCATCATTCCCTGACGCCGAGATTCAGAGTTGCATCATTCATCAGATTCGGAACTCACTGAAATATGTAGCTTCCAAGGATCAAAAAATTTTCATGCAAGACTTGAAAACGGTCTACCAAGCACCTACGAAGGATAAAGCCGAGTTAGAGCTTGATAAACTCAACGATAAATGGGGCGTGAAATATCCGGTTGTAATTAAATCCTGGCAGAATAACTGGCATAAACTGTCAACTTATTTCGCTTATGATGAGCAAATTAGAAGACTTATTTATACAACCAACGCCGTCGAAGGCTTTCACCGACAAGTTCGTAAAATAACAAAAACGAAGGGCGCTTTTCCCAACGACATGGCTTTACTTAAATTGATCTACCTGGCTGTCGAAAATATAAGTCGGAAGTGGACGTCGCCTTTGCAAAACTGGGCACTTACTGCACAACAATTACATATCAAATTTGGTGACAGAATGCGAATGGACCTTTAA